From Rudanella lutea DSM 19387, a single genomic window includes:
- a CDS encoding NAD(P)-dependent oxidoreductase yields MQIAFFNTKLFERDWYERHQGHHQIYFFDEPLTPYHVRLAEGCGAVCASVNDNLCKLTLEGLKNAGVEVVAMRCAGLDNVDLDAAERLGIQVINVPDYSPFAVAEHAVALLLALLRHLPEARSRIGRGNFSLDGLVGTELHRKTVGVIGTGHIGRAFCQIMQGFGCTVLAYDVRPQPKLMSTGLRYASLNEVLSESDLVALHCPLNERTHHLIDARNLALMKPSAILVNTSRGKLVDTDALLAALNRGKLAGYATDVYENEASWFGKDWSLEGVADERLNQLRRHPRVLMTAHQGFLTAEALEQIGRSLLNKLTFFEGQRAEGVTKASMC; encoded by the coding sequence ATGCAAATCGCGTTTTTCAATACGAAGCTTTTTGAGCGAGACTGGTATGAACGCCATCAGGGGCATCATCAGATCTATTTCTTTGACGAACCGCTGACGCCATACCATGTGCGCCTGGCCGAAGGGTGCGGGGCGGTTTGTGCGTCGGTCAACGACAACCTGTGCAAACTGACCCTCGAAGGGCTCAAAAACGCAGGCGTTGAGGTGGTGGCTATGCGCTGCGCTGGTCTTGATAACGTGGACCTGGATGCGGCCGAGCGGCTGGGTATCCAGGTGATCAACGTACCCGATTACTCACCCTTCGCCGTAGCCGAGCACGCCGTGGCTTTGTTGTTGGCCTTGTTAAGGCACTTGCCCGAAGCCCGTAGCCGGATTGGGCGGGGTAATTTCTCGCTGGATGGGCTCGTCGGCACCGAGTTGCACCGCAAAACGGTGGGGGTAATCGGGACGGGGCATATTGGCCGGGCGTTTTGCCAGATTATGCAGGGGTTTGGTTGTACGGTACTGGCCTACGATGTGCGGCCTCAGCCCAAACTCATGAGTACGGGCCTGCGTTACGCATCGCTCAACGAGGTGCTGAGCGAGTCGGATCTGGTGGCGTTGCATTGCCCCCTCAACGAGCGCACCCACCACCTGATCGACGCCCGGAATCTCGCCCTGATGAAACCGTCGGCGATTCTGGTCAATACGAGCCGGGGCAAACTGGTGGATACCGACGCCCTGCTGGCGGCCCTCAACCGGGGCAAACTGGCGGGTTATGCCACCGATGTGTACGAAAACGAAGCGAGCTGGTTTGGTAAAGACTGGTCGCTGGAGGGGGTAGCCGACGAACGGCTCAATCAGTTACGGCGGCATCCGAGGGTGCTGATGACGGCTCATCAGGGGTTCCTGACCGCCGAAGCGCTGGAGCAGATTGGTCGGAGCCTGCTTAATAAATTAACTTTTTTTGAAGGGCAGCGCGCAGAAGGCGTCACAAAGGCGTCGATGTGCTGA